A stretch of DNA from Chloroflexota bacterium:
GGCGATCACTGGACGCCGATCATCACGAGCCTGGCGCCCATCTCGAAGGGCCTGCACTACCGCGGCGTCCGCGACTGGCAGCCTGCCGTCGCGAGTTGACCGGTCAATGAACGCTCCGCGCGCCCGCGCCAACATGTGCGCGACGGGCGGTGGGCGCTCGCGACGCGGCGTCGTCTCCCACGTGGTCGCCGGCGTGCTGGTCCTCGCGTTCGCCGCCTGTGCGGCTCCTTCATCACCCAGCAAGGCGCCCGGGACGCCTGCCGCGCCAGCCCAGCGCAGCGGCCCCAAGGCGCTGACGATTGCGCTGCCCGTGGAGCCGCCGGCGCTCGGCGGCAGCGTGATCATCGGGGTATCCGCAGTACCGTCGCGCTACTTCCGCGAGTTCCCCAACGCCTATCTAACCACCCACGACCCGCAGGACCAGCCCGCGCCCTGGCTGGCGGCCGCCCTTCCATCACTGGACGACGGCACCTGGAAGGTGCTCGACGATGGACGCATGGAGGTGACGTGGAAGCTCCGGCCGGGCATCAAGTGGCAGGACGGCGCCGCGCTCACCTCGGACGACCTGGGCTTTTCCTGGGAGATCGGCAAGGACCTCACGACCGGCGTCGCGTCCCAGAGCGTCGCCCGATATATCGACTCAGTGGCCACGCCTGACCCGCTGACCGCCGTGTTCACCTGGGGGACCGTGAGCTCCCTCGGCGGCGTGGCCGGCGTACGGGAGCTGGACGTCCTGCCCCGCCACGTGCTGGACGCCGCCGAACGAGTCGGCCTCGCCGACAACCCCTACTTCACCGATCCGGCGGTCTTCGTCGGCAGCGGGCCTTTTCGGCCGACGGCGTGGGAGCGCGGCCGCTCCATCTCCCTGGAAGCGTTCCATGACTATTTCCTGGGTCGGCCCAAGATCGACCAGGTGATCTTCTCGATCATTCCGGATCCGAGCACCGCGCTCACCAGCGTCTTGTCGGGCCAGGTAGACGTGGGGTTCTGGGCGATCAACTACGAGGGCGCCAAAGTGCTCCAGCACGAGTGGAAGTCGACCGGCGGAACCGTCGACATGCAGGCCAACAACGCGCGCCACGTGCTGCCGCAGTTCCGACCGGAGTATGCCAGCCCGCGGGAATTGCTCGACGTGGGCGTCCGCCGGGCCTTGATGTACGCCCTGGATCGGGACGAGCTTGCGGAGACGGCCGCCGCGGGCGCTGCGCGTCCGACGAACAGCACGACCTATCCGGACAGCGCGCTGGGCCGCGTGGTGGAAGCGGCTGCGCCGCGCTACGACTACGATCCGGCCCGGGCCGCTGCCCTCTTTGCCGAGGCTGGCTGGCAAAAAGGAGCCGACGGCATGCTCAGCAAGGGTGGCGAGCGCTTTCAGCTGCAGTATCGAACGGGGGCAGGAGCTACCGACGGCAGCCTCATCTTCGCGGTGATGCAGCAACAGCTGAAGCGCAGTGGCGTCGACCTCGAAATCAACGTGGCGCCCGGCGCCGACCTTCAGGCGGGCGCCACCTTCAGCGGCCTATCATTCCGGGGCTTGCCGGACAATCAGACCGGCTTTCTGGCGCTCTTCAATAGCGCCATGATCGCGGGCGCCCAGAATCGATGGTTCGGAACCAACGTTCACGGGTACAACAACCCGGCCGCCGACGAGCTGCTCGTGCGGGTGGACAAGTCCCTCCAGCCAGACGCCCGCATGGCCGCCTGGGCCGAGGCCAACCGGGCCTTGCTCGAGGATGTCGCCTACATGCCGCTGTACAACTACCCATTCCCGTACCTCGTACGGGCAGGGATCACGGGTCCC
This window harbors:
- a CDS encoding ABC transporter substrate-binding protein, coding for MNAPRARANMCATGGGRSRRGVVSHVVAGVLVLAFAACAAPSSPSKAPGTPAAPAQRSGPKALTIALPVEPPALGGSVIIGVSAVPSRYFREFPNAYLTTHDPQDQPAPWLAAALPSLDDGTWKVLDDGRMEVTWKLRPGIKWQDGAALTSDDLGFSWEIGKDLTTGVASQSVARYIDSVATPDPLTAVFTWGTVSSLGGVAGVRELDVLPRHVLDAAERVGLADNPYFTDPAVFVGSGPFRPTAWERGRSISLEAFHDYFLGRPKIDQVIFSIIPDPSTALTSVLSGQVDVGFWAINYEGAKVLQHEWKSTGGTVDMQANNARHVLPQFRPEYASPRELLDVGVRRALMYALDRDELAETAAAGAARPTNSTTYPDSALGRVVEAAAPRYDYDPARAAALFAEAGWQKGADGMLSKGGERFQLQYRTGAGATDGSLIFAVMQQQLKRSGVDLEINVAPGADLQAGATFSGLSFRGLPDNQTGFLALFNSAMIAGAQNRWFGTNVHGYNNPAADELLVRVDKSLQPDARMAAWAEANRALLEDVAYMPLYNYPFPYLVRAGITGPLPANPINPPSYFVHTWDLQ